From the genome of Ziziphus jujuba cultivar Dongzao chromosome 4, ASM3175591v1:
attttatttaattaaaagccCAAGgtccaaaattaaataattttcatttaaattgcCCATTGAAAAGGTTTGTGCTATGTTTGACATAGTGGTGAGGATTGGCTAACTGCTTGTTTGTCACAAGATTTTGTATATCTAAACCATGAATTTTCAAGAGGTTtagtgcctagttggtatagtggTATGGAATTTTAAGTattcacctgtcgtgagacttaatTTGTCCATATCATGATATTGTCAATGTAATAGAAGTTGACATAGTAAATGTAATTTTACGTACTCACCTATAGTGAGGTttagttttgtttaatttatggttGTCATCTTGTTGTTGGCATAGTAGATAAGATACTAAGTATATACCTGTCATAAAACTTCtcttgcctatttcatgaaattcctAATGTAACTCATATTCTCTCTCACTTTTGAACCAGAGTTCATACAGGTGATTAGGCTACCTGTTGGTGGTTTAGTTACTTCGTAGATGCTTGGAATTGGTAGTGAAATCTGATTAAGTACCATAACTCATAGTATCTGAGTTACTTTGTCAGCGACTTAGTTTAATACATTTGATTGTGGTGATTTGATTAACTATCCCTGGCTCATGTATGGGTATCCTTTGTGCTATGAGGACCCTAGTGATATTATGTGTTTTGGTATGATTTAAGGGGACTATAAAGATAGCATTTGCATAGTCTTTGTGATGTATTGCATATTTTGTTATTTGGTATTTCACAGCAAGGAGCACCCCTAATACTCTGCATATGAATGTCATGATAGAATTAAATAGACTAATTAACATAAATGGAAAAAGATTCTGATAATATTTCATTCTCATAAAGCTAGATATGATTTGAGAAATTAGACCACCAGAGAtaccatatatttataataataccaAGATTAAATGCTGTATAAGGACCTCAGGCACTTATATAAGTGCTATGTAATGGCCATGGATAATCACATGCatgattctatattttatatattatgttcTATAAATATTGTTGAATACTACAAAGCAAAGCATGCTTAGCTAAACTATGGGCTATCGTTGATGTGAAGGTTACTTTCCATGTATCTTTTGAAATTTGCTTAGGTGCTGtttgttaagtttttttttcttcttttttttttttttttttttggttttgttttctttttctactaAATTGAGTGTACTTTGCTTGCTTCAATTGCTTGTTAATATTAGTTAATGGTAGTTAAACATCTTAATTAACTATGAGCaaggaggggggaaaaaaaaagaaaacataaaaaccaAATGAAAGACTCGCAGCTTGTAATTGTGTtggtttttaattagttttattttttgtcttgttttcgttttgatttttgtttttgtattttttcgcTTCCTTCACTTTTGTATCTAAATCATGTGTCTAACAAACTCCAATTATcattaacaaataattgaagtaagcaaaatataatctttagtaaaaaaataaaaaaataaataaaaaataaacacgtTAACAAATGACACCTTAACAACTGCTTGATACTTTCTAGTATGTCACCTTAAAGGGCAAGGCATTGGTTACCTtcctttattatttgaatttcccTAAGCaagtcaatttcaatttcacagtCAATGAAATTTAATTCCAAATCCGAAAACAATCCCTCACTTAATGCATATATCTTGACTGGTAATGGTGATAAAGGTTGGTTTAACCATTTTGCCAAAGTAATCAGCTCTCTCTGTCTGAGTTTTGAATCACCACCGCGACTCCaagctgtcttttttttttttttaacatatattttatatagttttttagtATCAGTGGCTCCATCCACAACATGAACACATACCTCAACAAGTGTCTTTTAGATAAATGAGGACATAAATAAAGATTGTGAAGGATTATATAAGGTAATTATGATCCTCCAaacaattacatataaataaaagtttggaggaaaaaaaaaaaaagttgcaagaTGGTCTCCTCTTCTTAAAAAGACAGAGATGTACAAAACGATGAAATTCATAGACTTTTATGaacttattttttgtttcaccTCCTCTTGCAGGTTCGGATTCCATTAAATTGGGAATAGGTAAAGCACCCCatgctctttttctttctttgtgaaatcaaatataaaatatgtatacagctcaaaatacattttttgatTATAGGATTTTCATCGGCTGTGATTGCAATTCTGTTCTATGTGGCTGTATATCTATGTATGTATAAGAGAGGATATTTATCAAGTACAGCAATGATCCTTCGGAAGAAAGACAGTATAGAGGAGTTTGATGTGGAGGCATTTATAAGGAATTGTAATTCATTTGCCCCAAAGCGATACACTTATACACAGATCAAGAAAATGACAAACTCACTAGCAAACGTAATAGGAAAAGGAGGATATGGTTGTGTATACAAAGGAATACTACCTGATGGTCGCCTTGTTGCAATGAAAGTCTTTAAACAATCCAAAAGCAATGGGGAAGATTTTATTAATGAAGTTGCTAGTATGGGTAGAACTTCTCATGTTAATATAGTTACTCTTATTGGATTCTGTTATGAAATGAATGAGAGAGCCTTGATTTACGATTTCATGCCTAATGGTTCACTtgataaattcatatttgatcaAGAAAATGGGAGCACAACCCGGTGCCTAGAATGGAAAAAATTGTTCGAAATTGCTCTTGGCATTGCACGAGGACTGGAATACTTGCATCGTGGTTGTAACACAAGGATTCTGCATTTTGATATAAAGCCTCAAAACATTCTTTTGGATAAagatttttgtccaaaaatatcAGATTTTGGCCTAGCCAAACTATGGCTGAATAAGGATAGTGTTGTGTCCCTGAGAAGTGCTAGAGGAACAGCAGGGTATATAGCTCCTGaagtatttaataaatattttggtggGGTATCTCATAAATCTGATGTTTATAGTTATGGGATGTTGGTTCTTGAAATGGTTAGAGGAAGAAAGAATATCGATCCTATAGTTTCTCATACTAGTGAAATTTACTTTccatattacatatataaagaCATTGAGATGGGTAAAGACTTAAGAATTTTGGGAGTTACaacagaggaagaaaaagaactaGCAAGGAAAATGGTATTAGTGAGTTTTTGGTGCATTCAGACAAATCCATCAGATCGACCACCAATGGGTAAGATTGTAGATATGCTGGAAGGAAACCTTCAACAAGTCCAGATTCCACCAAAGCCATTCTTGTTTTCTCCTAAAAGGTCTCCTCAACAATCCACAGAatcatcataataaataatcagcttttgttttttttcttttccccgaTGTGTTGCCCATTTTCCTTTGTAATATATTACATCTGGCATGTTTTAGGTTTGGCCTTCTGTTTGGTGTCTTTCGGTTTCATGTCCAAGGGATGGCAAATGAAGTTGTAGCTTTGGAAACTATATCTTGTATAAAGTGTACATATAATGAAATTTACGCCGACCCTTGGCAAATTGGAAATATCCAGCAGTTGGGACAGAAATTTCCTTGCttgtagaaaataaattttgcttGCATATAGGTACAATTTATAGGTGAAGCTTGTGGACTTGTAGCAAAGATATCCAAAGACTTGGAAACATTCAAAAGAGATTTGATATAAGTTACATGGCAACTTCCCctagaaaaatgaaataagtaATGAATTTAGTCAGTTTTTATTATAAAGTTTTTGGATGTTGACGTTTAATAATGATGATTTAGTCAGTGTATATAGTTTCTTACAAGATATTGggtttaataaaatttcaataccTTTTAGTTTTAACATGGCGATGTAATTCAGGAGTTttacagaaaaataatattaagtaaGAAAATTCATACAAAGACTAAAGTACGGTTATCTTTATAATTTTTGCTGAAATTATTGTTGAatcagagggaaaaaaaattaacaaagaaaaataaatagagatGAAAAAATAGAGTACCGAAGGGACAATATGAATTCGTTTAATTGAACAAATTATTGAACTGAATTTGTTGTAGAATTCAATCGAAATAGAAACATCGTTGTTGGAAAAGtagactaattaattataatttaacataatttataaatattttgctgACTTTTAGAAAACAGCTTGGGAGAACTGAGATTTCAACTGGATAATCATAACAGTATGTGGAATGCAATGGGCTTTACATATTGGAGGATTTTCTTTTGGTCTAAAATGCATCCCCATCCTTCCAAAAACTTCTCCTTGTTAATTTCGAGCAATACTATAATCTTATTAATCCATGGCCCATCATCATTTTCGTTCGCTGACAATTACACCGAGGCAAAACCTTCAACTACTATGATCGGCCAGAACAGACTGTGGCTAACAAGATTTCCTGTTGAACTTCAATGACACGGTCACACAGATGTCAATGAGCTCCGAAGCTTATCGAGTGCTTGAGATCAATCAGGACAAGCATACTCTGGTGGCTATTAGAGCAGATTACTTGGGAGATGTTTGTCATCTGGTGGCTATTAGAGCAGATTACTTGGGAGATGTTTGTCATGTCAAACAGAGCCTTGTAACGCAACCTTACCAGATACCACCTTGtttaattacaattttagaTACTCAATCACTGactcttttgttaaaaataaaaaaataaaaaattaataaattaataataataataatttgtaatttgtcaAAGTCAGTTGAGTGGTGAAATTCAAGAAGTTACACTTATGTTGCAATTAATGTTGCAATCGATGATAGCAATTAATGAAAGGGAGTCAAAATTGTTTACTAAAGCCATAGAAAGTTGCCACATGTAAGCTAGCTTTATATGTATTGATTAGATAATTGATAGATTAACATGTGTCCTCATGATTGTAGATGTAGCAATTTGGGTCACGGTGACATgattcgaaaacgacacggaataaatgggtttaggtttatcataaatgggttcggatcaTAATCAAGTCAACCCatttaacataattattaatcatGTCATTTTCgagttgacctgtttaacttgaaattgacccgttatgatccttttattaaacgtgtcaatttcaacccaacacgattatatacatgttacatttaaatttaatttcaaattataattttatccataatataatatttaataactaaaaaatattataaattaaaaactttataaaaataatttcctattattaattttttaaagacaaaaaataaatctttaacaaaacaaaaataaaaacataaaaaataggttagttttcgagTTAATAGGTTACTTTTCGGGTTAacaggtcaatttcaggttaacacgttaataggtcaacacgacctgttaaagtaatcatgttaaacgggtcgtgtcgtgttgacctgtttataaacaggtcgggttagtgttttagatacctgatacgattaataaatggatcgtgtTCGTGTTAAGCATTTTTTACACGATCATTAAAAGGATTGACATGAACACGATCCATgaacacgaattgccaggtTTGCTCATGAGTTGTATTTTTACTtgtatagaaaagaaaatagcaaAGCATGCATATAGCGGTAGTTACTTTGGAACCGCCTCTTTTAGCTTATATATAGGCTTGTACCCttgttttgtattaattatgggaaataaagaaattataacTTGCAttccttttgtattttttagctCTTCTCTTCCTTCAATTTTAATTAGTCTGGGCCATCCTGTTTTCTTTTACCAAACAAGTATTTTGTTTAATCTCCTTAAATTTAAGCCTtcattttaaatactttttcatataatatccaacaaatttggtattagagcctcgTTCTTGTCCTTTTTATAAAATACCTATGGCAGTCAAAAACCAATCAACCTTTAGTTATGCTCAAAATCTAATTCCCATCTTTACTGGTGAGAATTATGATTTTTGATGCATCCAAATGAAATCCCTTTTTATCTCACAAGATTTGTGGGATATAATTGAAGAAGGCTATGATGTGCCTGCAAGTCCCAAGCAACTGCAGTCGTGGACGGAAATAGCAAAGAAGGAGTACAAGCAAAACATCCAAAGAGATGCACGAGCGCTACTTTTCATTAAACAAGGGATAGGTAAAAGCATTTTCCTTCAatatcaaatgcaacaaaatctAGAGCTACATAGGAAATTCTAAAACAACAATTTGGAGGCCATTAAAAGGTAATCTTTATTAAACTTCAAACTCTTTGGAGAGAATTCGATAATTTAGCAATGAAAGAAAACGAAACTATCCAAGAATTTTCTTCTAGAGTTTCTTGAATTATTAACCAAATTAGAAGTTATGGAGATAGTATTGCtgataaaaaaattgtagaaaaaatattaagatgTTTGCCAGCAAACTTCGAGCATATTGTTGTAGCTATAGAAGAATCCAAAGATTTGAAAACATACTCTTTGGATAACCTATTTGGCTC
Proteins encoded in this window:
- the LOC125420276 gene encoding PR5-like receptor kinase, whose product is MILRKKDSIEEFDVEAFIRNCNSFAPKRYTYTQIKKMTNSLANVIGKGGYGCVYKGILPDGRLVAMKVFKQSKSNGEDFINEVASMGRTSHVNIVTLIGFCYEMNERALIYDFMPNGSLDKFIFDQENGSTTRCLEWKKLFEIALGIARGLEYLHRGCNTRILHFDIKPQNILLDKDFCPKISDFGLAKLWLNKDSVVSLRSARGTAGYIAPEVFNKYFGGVSHKSDVYSYGMLVLEMVRGRKNIDPIVSHTSEIYFPYYIYKDIEMGKDLRILGVTTEEEKELARKMVLVSFWCIQTNPSDRPPMGKIVDMLEGNLQQVQIPPKPFLFSPKRSPQQSTESS